From Actinomyces slackii, a single genomic window includes:
- a CDS encoding shikimate kinase, with amino-acid sequence MTTAAGIILTGPPGAGCSSVGRALAELTGSPLADLAELTADALGVEPGTALVAVPEPDYRRTESATALLALEQVLAQGAVLALGSGCLGDETVRSALIQARDRGARIIALGAPIRVLTSRNGLDAPRSVALGPVHHQFTQMLRAREAACRDVAETVISTASTSPEQTAAAIIGLLGA; translated from the coding sequence GTGACAACGGCGGCCGGCATCATCCTGACCGGCCCTCCCGGCGCCGGCTGCAGCAGCGTCGGCCGCGCCCTGGCGGAGCTGACCGGCTCACCGCTGGCCGACCTCGCCGAACTGACCGCCGATGCCCTGGGCGTCGAGCCGGGCACGGCGCTGGTCGCCGTCCCCGAGCCCGACTACCGGCGCACCGAGTCCGCCACGGCGCTGCTGGCGCTGGAGCAGGTCCTTGCCCAGGGCGCCGTCCTGGCCCTGGGGTCCGGATGCCTGGGCGATGAGACGGTGCGCAGCGCGCTGATCCAGGCACGTGATCGTGGTGCTCGCATCATCGCCCTGGGCGCCCCCATCCGCGTCCTGACCTCCCGCAACGGCCTGGACGCGCCGCGCTCGGTGGCGCTGGGCCCCGTCCACCACCAGTTCACCCAGATGCTCAGGGCCCGCGAGGCCGCCTGCCGGGACGTGGCCGAGACCGTGATCAGCACCGCCTCGACCAGCCCTGAGCAGACCGCCGCTGCCATCATCGGCCTGCTCGGCGCCTGA
- the aroB gene encoding 3-dehydroquinate synthase → MSWHHMPEIALSDDQLPLVLVGLPGAGKTTVARLLAQALGVQVTDTDAEIRRRARMTIPEIFATEGEEGFRDREYRAMLAVLDSPAAAQGVIALGGGAVLRQSNRRLLSGRTVIHLSASPATAAAHVGDGAGRPVVKPGADSDQARAAQEGPGGATPDAILALMETLHEQRFPLYTEVASLTVPTDGLSPQQVAALILVALGADAPQTARALSAMGATKHQRSGEPASEPAPTTRAAPAPGARSRRAEAEGHGLITPELPGVDAHGRRRIQVGGPAPYEVVIGHDLTPQLIEAVAQAPGRGAGGVAIIHSASLDAAAGACQAALSESGLRVNSIEAPDGEQAKTTAVLDRIWGELGQMRMGRDGLIVGLGGGAITDLAGFAAATWLRGVPVVQAPTSLLAMVDAAVGGKTGINAEAGKNLVGAFHTPAAVIADLRALETLPVEELRAGLGEVIKCGFIADPVILDRILADPADCLVWDSPVLAELVARCVAVKAAVVSQDLAEAGLREILNYGHTYAHAVERLTDYTWRHGEAVAVGCVFAAEAANRAGRLDSDALALHRQALSAVGLPTTFPQGAGRWREMAQIMGSDKKVRAGGLRMVLLDAIAHPVRCAAPEEALLEHAHQAVTQEAAS, encoded by the coding sequence ATGTCCTGGCATCACATGCCCGAGATCGCCCTGAGCGATGACCAGCTTCCCCTTGTCCTGGTGGGACTGCCCGGGGCGGGCAAGACCACCGTCGCGCGCCTGCTCGCCCAAGCACTGGGGGTCCAGGTCACCGACACCGACGCCGAGATCCGGCGTCGGGCGCGCATGACGATCCCGGAGATCTTCGCCACCGAGGGCGAGGAGGGCTTCCGGGATCGGGAGTACCGGGCCATGCTGGCCGTCCTCGACTCGCCTGCCGCGGCCCAGGGCGTCATCGCCCTGGGCGGGGGAGCCGTGCTGCGCCAGAGCAATCGCCGGCTGCTGTCGGGGCGCACCGTCATCCATCTCAGCGCATCCCCGGCCACCGCCGCCGCTCATGTGGGCGACGGCGCCGGCAGGCCCGTGGTCAAGCCCGGCGCCGACTCCGACCAGGCCCGGGCGGCCCAGGAGGGCCCCGGCGGCGCCACCCCCGATGCGATCCTGGCCCTGATGGAGACCCTGCACGAGCAGCGCTTCCCGCTCTACACCGAGGTCGCCTCCCTGACCGTTCCCACCGACGGGCTCAGCCCCCAGCAGGTCGCCGCCCTCATCCTGGTCGCCCTGGGAGCCGACGCCCCCCAGACGGCTCGGGCCCTGTCCGCCATGGGAGCCACCAAGCATCAGCGCTCCGGCGAGCCGGCGAGCGAGCCGGCGCCCACCACCCGGGCCGCCCCTGCTCCAGGAGCCAGGAGCCGCCGAGCCGAGGCGGAGGGGCACGGCCTGATCACGCCGGAGCTGCCCGGGGTCGACGCCCACGGGAGACGGCGCATTCAGGTCGGCGGTCCGGCCCCCTACGAGGTGGTCATCGGCCACGACCTGACGCCTCAGCTCATCGAGGCGGTCGCCCAGGCCCCCGGGCGCGGAGCCGGGGGCGTGGCCATCATCCACAGCGCCTCGCTGGACGCCGCAGCCGGGGCCTGCCAGGCGGCACTGAGCGAGTCGGGGCTGCGCGTGAACAGCATCGAGGCGCCCGACGGCGAGCAGGCCAAGACCACGGCCGTCCTGGACCGGATCTGGGGCGAGCTGGGGCAGATGCGCATGGGCCGTGACGGCCTCATCGTGGGCCTGGGAGGAGGGGCGATCACGGATCTGGCCGGCTTCGCCGCAGCGACCTGGCTGCGCGGCGTGCCCGTCGTTCAGGCCCCCACGAGCCTGCTGGCCATGGTCGACGCCGCAGTGGGCGGCAAGACGGGGATCAACGCCGAGGCGGGCAAGAACCTCGTGGGCGCCTTCCACACCCCGGCCGCTGTCATCGCCGACCTTCGGGCCCTGGAGACCCTGCCCGTCGAGGAGCTGAGGGCGGGACTGGGTGAGGTCATCAAATGCGGCTTCATCGCCGACCCCGTCATCCTCGACCGGATCCTGGCCGACCCCGCCGACTGCCTGGTGTGGGACTCGCCGGTGCTGGCCGAGCTGGTGGCCCGCTGCGTGGCGGTCAAGGCCGCCGTCGTCTCCCAGGACCTGGCCGAGGCCGGCCTGCGCGAGATCCTCAACTACGGGCACACCTACGCCCATGCCGTCGAGCGGCTCACCGATTACACCTGGCGCCATGGGGAGGCGGTGGCCGTGGGCTGCGTCTTCGCCGCCGAGGCCGCCAACCGCGCCGGCCGCCTGGACTCCGACGCCCTGGCGCTGCACCGCCAGGCCCTTAGCGCCGTCGGCCTGCCCACGACCTTCCCTCAGGGGGCGGGGCGCTGGCGGGAGATGGCGCAGATCATGGGCTCGGACAAGAAGGTGCGCGCCGGAGGACTGCGCATGGTTCTTCTCGACGCCATCGCCCATCCGGTGCGCTGCGCCGCCCCCGAGGAGGCGCTTCTGGAGCACGCCCACCAGGCCGTCACCCAGGAGGCGGCATCGTGA
- the aroC gene encoding chorismate synthase codes for MLRWMTAGESHGEALTAMIDGVPAGIEMTSEMIRAALARRRLGHGRGARQAFERDELRVLGGIRHGRTLGSPISLLIGNSEWPKWSTVMSPDPVDPAELLIDAGTGDEREIARNRPLTKPRPGHADLPGILKYDLPDARGVLERASARETAARVALGAVAEALLEQIAGIRLVSHVVRIGTVALPEDAPAPGPADGERLDADPVRCTDPATSAAMVAHIDAAKKAGDTLGGVVEVIAEGVPVGLGSHVAADRRLDARLAAALMGIQAVKGVEIGEGFAQAALPGSQAHDEILSVDQGRIERASNRAGGIEGGISNGSPLRVRAAYKPISTVPRALRTIDLATGQEATGLHQRSDTCAVVPGAVIAQAMVALVLADALLDKTGGDSLPESRRNLEAYLARTAARTQW; via the coding sequence ATGCTTCGATGGATGACCGCCGGTGAGTCTCACGGCGAGGCCCTGACCGCCATGATCGACGGCGTGCCCGCCGGCATCGAGATGACAAGCGAGATGATCCGCGCCGCACTCGCCCGGCGCCGCCTGGGGCACGGCCGCGGCGCTCGCCAGGCCTTCGAGCGCGACGAGCTGAGGGTCCTGGGCGGCATCCGCCACGGCAGGACCCTGGGAAGCCCCATCAGCCTGCTGATCGGCAACTCCGAGTGGCCCAAGTGGTCGACGGTCATGAGCCCCGACCCGGTGGATCCCGCCGAGCTGCTCATCGATGCGGGCACCGGTGATGAGCGCGAGATCGCCCGGAACCGGCCCCTGACCAAGCCCCGGCCCGGCCACGCCGATCTGCCCGGCATCCTCAAGTACGACCTTCCCGACGCCCGCGGGGTCCTGGAGCGGGCATCGGCGCGCGAGACTGCGGCCCGGGTGGCCCTGGGCGCGGTGGCCGAGGCCCTCCTGGAGCAGATCGCCGGCATCCGCCTGGTCAGCCATGTGGTGCGCATCGGCACGGTGGCCCTGCCCGAGGACGCCCCGGCCCCCGGCCCCGCGGACGGCGAGCGCCTGGACGCCGATCCCGTGCGCTGCACGGACCCGGCCACCAGCGCCGCCATGGTCGCCCACATCGACGCGGCCAAGAAGGCCGGCGACACGCTGGGAGGCGTGGTCGAGGTCATCGCCGAGGGCGTCCCGGTGGGCCTGGGCTCCCACGTGGCGGCCGACCGCAGGCTGGATGCGCGCCTGGCCGCCGCGCTCATGGGGATCCAGGCCGTCAAGGGCGTGGAGATCGGCGAGGGCTTCGCCCAGGCGGCCCTGCCGGGCTCCCAGGCTCACGACGAGATCCTGTCCGTCGACCAGGGGCGGATCGAGCGGGCATCCAATCGGGCCGGCGGGATCGAGGGGGGAATCTCCAACGGCTCGCCGCTTCGCGTGCGGGCCGCCTACAAGCCGATCTCCACCGTCCCGCGTGCCCTGCGCACCATCGACCTGGCCACGGGCCAGGAGGCCACCGGCCTGCACCAGCGCTCAGACACCTGCGCCGTCGTTCCCGGCGCCGTCATCGCCCAGGCCATGGTGGCCCTGGTCCTGGCCGATGCGCTGCTGGACAAGACCGGGGGCGACAGCCTGCCCGAGTCCCGGCGTAACCTGGAGGCCTACCTGGCGCGCACCGCCGCGCGCACCCAGTGGTGA
- a CDS encoding shikimate dehydrogenase: MAMTQDPGPGGGRLLTHRAAVIGQPVTHSLSPVLHRAAYADLGLEDWHYGTREVVPDGLAGLLADVAAPAGPGPEWAGLSVTMPHKQVIASMLDVVDPLARTVGAINTVVAQRSGRGPALLAGFNTDVAGIVQALRETRMAAAGARAGRDWGSALILGSGATACSAVAALSEVGVGSIAVAARRHAGPRRAAAAAHRMGVAIETLDWQPGRAGSDEALARRMAGCGVVVSTLPSRGADDLAGVLARQLSVRPCASGAVLLDVAYDPWPSALAAAWHAAGGAVAPGWLMLLHQAVDQVRLFTGHSPRLEPMRQALLLALQAR, encoded by the coding sequence ATGGCCATGACACAGGATCCGGGACCGGGCGGCGGGCGGCTGCTGACGCACCGGGCGGCGGTGATCGGGCAGCCGGTGACCCACTCCCTGTCCCCGGTGCTCCACCGCGCCGCCTACGCGGACCTGGGCCTGGAGGACTGGCATTACGGGACGCGGGAGGTCGTCCCCGACGGGCTGGCCGGCCTGCTCGCCGATGTCGCCGCCCCCGCCGGGCCGGGCCCGGAGTGGGCGGGGCTGAGCGTGACGATGCCCCACAAGCAGGTGATCGCCAGCATGCTCGACGTCGTCGACCCCCTGGCCCGGACCGTCGGGGCGATCAACACCGTGGTGGCCCAGCGCTCGGGTCGCGGCCCGGCACTGCTGGCGGGCTTCAACACCGACGTGGCCGGCATCGTCCAGGCCCTGCGCGAGACGCGAATGGCCGCCGCGGGGGCCCGCGCCGGTCGGGACTGGGGCAGCGCCCTCATCCTGGGCTCGGGCGCAACCGCGTGCTCGGCCGTGGCAGCGCTCAGCGAGGTAGGGGTCGGCTCCATCGCCGTGGCGGCCCGCAGGCACGCCGGTCCGCGACGGGCCGCCGCTGCCGCCCACCGCATGGGCGTGGCCATCGAGACCCTCGACTGGCAGCCCGGGCGGGCCGGCTCCGATGAGGCCCTGGCCAGGCGCATGGCCGGATGCGGCGTCGTGGTCTCCACCCTGCCCTCCCGGGGGGCCGATGACCTGGCCGGGGTCCTGGCCCGGCAGCTGTCCGTGCGGCCATGCGCGAGTGGAGCCGTCCTGCTCGACGTCGCCTACGATCCCTGGCCCTCGGCCCTCGCGGCCGCCTGGCACGCGGCAGGAGGAGCCGTGGCCCCCGGATGGCTCATGCTGCTGCACCAGGCGGTGGACCAGGTCAGGCTCTTCACCGGGCACAGCCCGCGCCTCGAGCCCATGCGCCAGGCCCTCCTCCTGGCCCTCCAGGCGCGCTGA
- the mltG gene encoding endolytic transglycosylase MltG produces the protein MSHDDFFAELGIQREDATSGEAKPKARKERRREKVERKRRKRRRHWLTTVVLVIVLAAVGVVGYKAVGIMRGVSGIGTSVEDYEGTGDKSIVVTVPEGATGRIIGEILKEKGVVASVEAFVEAYNANTKAGTIQAGTYSLKTRMSAANAVAALLDPRNKDGHALTVPEGFTKAQIKDRLMSVGGFSAEEVDAAYADTAAIGLPEAAGGNVEGWLAASTYDIPDGATATDVVAQMVAATVKTLTTLGVEPDNYQRVLIKASIVEREVASPEYYGQVARVIENRLIDTEGETRGLLQMDSTVQYGLGRVGGIPSKEEIADGSNAYNTYQHAGLPPTPIGSPGTEVIKAVLNPPQGEWLYFVTVNLETGETLFATTHEEQDANTTKLREYCEKNKKVCEGESGGATPGSESSAAPSAAPTP, from the coding sequence GTGAGCCACGACGATTTCTTCGCCGAGCTCGGCATCCAGCGCGAGGATGCGACCTCTGGCGAGGCCAAGCCCAAGGCCCGTAAGGAACGGCGCCGGGAGAAGGTCGAGCGCAAGCGGCGCAAGCGGCGCCGCCACTGGCTGACCACCGTGGTGCTGGTCATCGTGCTGGCGGCTGTCGGCGTCGTGGGCTACAAGGCCGTGGGGATCATGCGAGGCGTCAGTGGCATCGGCACCTCCGTCGAGGACTACGAGGGCACCGGGGACAAGAGCATCGTCGTCACCGTGCCCGAGGGCGCCACGGGCCGGATCATCGGGGAGATCCTCAAGGAGAAGGGCGTCGTGGCCAGTGTCGAGGCCTTCGTCGAGGCGTACAACGCCAACACGAAGGCGGGCACGATCCAGGCCGGGACCTATTCGCTCAAGACCCGCATGTCCGCGGCCAATGCGGTGGCCGCCCTGCTCGACCCCAGGAACAAGGACGGGCACGCCCTGACGGTTCCCGAGGGCTTCACCAAGGCGCAGATCAAGGACCGGCTCATGAGCGTGGGGGGCTTCAGCGCCGAGGAGGTCGACGCCGCCTATGCCGACACCGCCGCCATCGGACTGCCCGAGGCGGCCGGCGGCAATGTCGAGGGCTGGCTGGCGGCCTCGACCTATGACATCCCCGACGGCGCCACCGCCACGGACGTCGTGGCCCAGATGGTCGCGGCCACGGTCAAGACCCTGACCACCCTGGGCGTCGAGCCCGACAACTACCAGAGGGTGCTCATCAAGGCCTCCATCGTCGAGCGCGAGGTCGCCAGCCCCGAGTACTACGGACAGGTCGCCCGGGTCATTGAGAACCGTCTCATCGATACCGAGGGCGAGACCCGCGGCCTGCTCCAGATGGACTCCACCGTCCAGTACGGCCTGGGCCGGGTGGGCGGGATCCCCAGCAAGGAGGAGATCGCCGACGGCTCCAACGCCTACAACACCTACCAGCACGCGGGCCTGCCCCCCACCCCCATCGGCAGCCCCGGCACGGAGGTCATCAAGGCCGTCCTGAACCCGCCCCAGGGCGAGTGGCTCTACTTCGTGACCGTCAACCTCGAGACCGGCGAGACCCTGTTCGCCACGACGCATGAGGAGCAGGACGCCAACACGACCAAGCTGCGCGAGTACTGCGAGAAGAACAAGAAGGTCTGCGAGGGCGAGTCCGGCGGCGCGACGCCCGGCTCGGAGTCCAGCGCGGCGCCCAGTGCCGCACCCACCCCCTAG
- the ruvX gene encoding Holliday junction resolvase RuvX, producing the protein MESAALRPGVRLAFDVGRARIGVARCDQDALLAFPVLTLRRDRYGADLDEAADLVAEHDAVEAVVGLPINLSGAGSSSSRDARRWARELADRIAPVTVRLVDERLTTVSAHRHLHEAGLKERSFRSIVDQAAAVVILEQALHAERSTGRPAGQRVHPSKKGRA; encoded by the coding sequence ATGGAGTCAGCGGCGCTGCGCCCCGGGGTGCGCCTGGCCTTCGATGTGGGTCGGGCGCGCATCGGCGTGGCGCGTTGCGATCAGGACGCTCTTCTGGCGTTTCCCGTGCTGACGCTCAGGCGGGACCGCTATGGTGCGGATCTTGACGAGGCTGCGGATCTTGTCGCCGAGCACGACGCCGTGGAGGCGGTGGTCGGCCTGCCCATCAACCTCAGTGGCGCAGGCTCCTCCTCCTCCAGGGATGCGCGGCGATGGGCTCGCGAGTTGGCTGATCGCATCGCCCCGGTGACGGTGCGCCTGGTCGATGAGCGCCTGACCACCGTCTCGGCGCATCGTCATCTTCACGAGGCCGGGCTGAAGGAGAGGAGTTTCCGCAGCATCGTCGATCAGGCGGCGGCTGTTGTCATACTGGAGCAAGCCCTGCACGCCGAGCGCAGCACCGGGCGACCAGCCGGGCAGCGAGTCCATCCGAGTAAGAAAGGCAGAGCGTGA